From a single Candidatus Tumulicola sp. genomic region:
- a CDS encoding acyltransferase: MPELDGIRAIALLMVLVYHYLGNIVPAKPYTLLWFPIVPLRSLSIGVDLFLVLSGFLIGGILLDARGSTSYFAAFYGRRIFRIFPLYFDWYGLYLVLLASGILNWLPSARDVFAPTIPAWWYAVFLQNVASAHLHDFGPRWLTVTWSLAIEEQFYATVPLLIRVLNRTALLWLCLAAIVAAPIFRFSYGANWFAQSMLTWCRADDLALGILAGIIVRERGAWEWLLSKQSVLIAGFVGLLALDGYLSVKGFLGQGFLERTILGTGWGLLFWTGLMIVVTGASPLIRSVLSSPILRYVGKVSFAVYIFHQPLLYLLHNVFFKAAPVITGFPTFGVTLLSLALAFGLADLSWRFFEHPLIRWAHARFRYEDGVALKGTLQPLPRGGAT, encoded by the coding sequence ATGCCGGAACTCGATGGCATTCGAGCCATCGCACTCCTCATGGTGCTGGTATACCACTATCTCGGGAACATCGTGCCTGCCAAGCCGTACACCTTGCTGTGGTTCCCGATCGTCCCTCTAAGGTCGCTATCGATCGGCGTCGATCTGTTCCTCGTTCTATCCGGCTTCCTGATCGGCGGCATCCTCTTGGATGCCAGAGGATCAACCTCATATTTTGCTGCCTTCTATGGCCGGCGAATCTTTCGCATCTTCCCATTGTACTTTGATTGGTACGGGTTGTATTTGGTGCTGCTCGCGAGCGGCATCCTCAATTGGCTGCCGTCAGCCCGGGATGTCTTCGCGCCAACGATACCAGCTTGGTGGTACGCCGTGTTTCTTCAGAATGTCGCGTCGGCCCATCTTCACGATTTCGGACCGCGCTGGCTCACGGTGACGTGGTCGCTTGCTATTGAAGAGCAATTCTATGCGACTGTTCCGTTGTTGATCCGCGTCCTAAATCGCACGGCACTCCTATGGCTGTGCCTAGCCGCAATCGTTGCGGCACCGATCTTCCGATTCTCTTATGGCGCTAATTGGTTTGCGCAAAGCATGCTCACGTGGTGTCGCGCCGATGACCTGGCCCTCGGCATCCTCGCCGGGATCATCGTGCGGGAACGAGGCGCGTGGGAATGGCTGTTGTCGAAGCAAAGCGTTCTCATCGCCGGATTCGTTGGGCTGCTCGCGCTGGATGGGTACCTCAGCGTCAAAGGATTCCTCGGCCAGGGATTCCTCGAACGGACGATCTTGGGGACCGGCTGGGGGCTTCTCTTTTGGACGGGCCTGATGATCGTCGTGACCGGAGCGTCTCCTCTCATACGGAGCGTGCTGTCATCCCCGATCTTGCGCTATGTCGGAAAGGTTTCGTTTGCCGTCTATATCTTTCACCAGCCGCTGCTCTATTTGTTGCACAACGTGTTTTTCAAAGCAGCCCCGGTGATCACCGGCTTCCCGACCTTTGGCGTGACACTGTTGTCGCTCGCGCTAGCCTTCGGCCTCGCCGACCTCTCTTGGCGCTTCTTCGAGCATCCGCTCATCAGATGGGCCCATGCGCGTTTTCGTTATGAAGACGGCGTTGCGCTCAAGGGAACGCTTCAGCCACTCCCCCGCGGCGGCGCCACGTAA